One part of the Streptomyces nigra genome encodes these proteins:
- a CDS encoding GntR family transcriptional regulator, translated as MELELSVDRSSPVPLYFQLSQQLEAAIEHGALTPGSLLGNEIELAARLGLSRPTVRQAIQSLVDKGLLVRRRGVGTQVVHSQVKRPLELSSLYDDLESAGQRPATSVLVNTMVPASAEVAAALGVPEGGDVHRIERLRLAHGEPMAHLCNFLPPGLLDLDTEQLEATGLYRLMRAAGITLHSARQTIGARAATAAEADRLAEKEGAPLLTMQRVTFDDTGRAIEYGTHTYRPSRYSFEFQLLVRS; from the coding sequence GTGGAACTCGAGCTGAGCGTGGACCGGAGCAGTCCGGTGCCCCTGTACTTCCAGCTGTCGCAGCAGCTCGAGGCCGCCATCGAGCACGGAGCGCTCACGCCCGGCAGCCTGCTCGGCAACGAGATCGAACTCGCCGCGCGCCTCGGTCTGTCCCGTCCCACCGTCCGCCAGGCCATCCAGTCCCTGGTCGACAAGGGGCTGCTGGTGCGCCGCCGCGGCGTCGGCACCCAGGTCGTGCACAGTCAGGTCAAGCGCCCGCTGGAGCTCAGCAGCCTCTACGACGACCTGGAGTCGGCGGGGCAGCGTCCCGCGACCAGCGTCCTCGTCAACACCATGGTCCCCGCGTCCGCCGAGGTCGCCGCCGCCCTGGGGGTCCCCGAGGGCGGCGATGTGCACCGGATCGAACGGCTGCGCCTCGCGCACGGCGAACCGATGGCCCACCTGTGCAACTTCCTGCCGCCCGGCCTGCTGGACCTGGACACCGAGCAACTGGAGGCCACCGGCCTGTACCGGCTGATGCGCGCCGCCGGGATCACCCTGCACAGCGCCCGGCAGACCATCGGGGCCCGCGCCGCCACCGCCGCCGAGGCCGACCGCCTTGCCGAGAAGGAGGGCGCCCCGCTCCTCACGATGCAGCGGGTGACGTTCGACGACACCGGCCGCGCGATCGAGTACGGCACCCACACCTACCGGCCGAGCCGCTACTCGTTCGAGTTCCAGCTCCTCGTACGGTCCTGA
- a CDS encoding ROK family glucokinase, producing the protein MSTYRDFTAPIGSRRAPVLRTVGSRERRSHLSAPRVPTVGIDIGGTKVMAGVVDADGNILEKLRTETPDKSKSPKVVEDTIVELVLDLSDRHDVHAVGIGAAGWVDADRNRVLFAPHLSWRNEPLRDRLAGRLAVPVLVDNDANSAAWAEWRFGAGRGEDHLVMITLGTGIGGAILEDGQVKRGKYGVAGEFGHMQVVPGGHRCPCGNRGCWEQYSSGNALVREARELAAADSPVAYGIIEHVKGQISDITGPMITELAREGDAMCIELLQDIGQWLGVGIANLAAALDPSCFVIGGGVSAADDLLIGPARDAFKRQLTGRGYRPEARIARAQLGPEAGMVGAADLARLVARRFRRANRRRVERYERYARFTESRRTSQGSA; encoded by the coding sequence ATGAGCACCTACCGCGACTTCACCGCACCGATCGGCTCCCGCCGGGCTCCCGTTCTGCGAACGGTCGGCTCCAGAGAGCGCCGCTCGCATCTGTCGGCTCCCCGCGTGCCCACCGTGGGCATCGACATCGGCGGCACCAAGGTGATGGCGGGCGTCGTGGACGCGGACGGCAACATCCTGGAGAAGCTCCGCACGGAGACGCCGGACAAGTCCAAGAGCCCGAAGGTCGTCGAGGACACGATCGTGGAGCTGGTCCTGGACCTCTCCGACCGCCACGACGTGCACGCCGTCGGCATCGGCGCGGCCGGCTGGGTCGACGCCGACCGCAACCGCGTCCTGTTCGCCCCCCATCTGTCGTGGCGCAACGAACCGCTGCGCGACCGTCTCGCGGGCCGCCTCGCCGTGCCCGTCCTGGTCGACAACGACGCCAACTCCGCCGCCTGGGCCGAGTGGCGCTTCGGCGCCGGACGCGGCGAGGACCACCTCGTCATGATCACCCTCGGCACCGGCATCGGCGGCGCGATCCTGGAGGACGGGCAGGTCAAGCGCGGCAAGTACGGCGTCGCCGGAGAGTTCGGCCATATGCAGGTCGTGCCCGGCGGCCACCGCTGCCCCTGCGGCAACCGCGGCTGCTGGGAGCAGTACAGCTCGGGCAACGCGCTCGTCCGCGAGGCCCGCGAGCTGGCCGCCGCCGACTCCCCGGTGGCGTACGGGATCATCGAGCACGTCAAGGGCCAGATCTCCGACATCACCGGCCCGATGATCACCGAGCTCGCCCGCGAGGGCGACGCCATGTGCATCGAACTGCTCCAGGACATCGGCCAGTGGCTCGGCGTCGGCATCGCCAACCTGGCCGCCGCCCTCGACCCCTCCTGCTTCGTCATCGGAGGCGGTGTCTCCGCCGCCGACGACCTGCTCATCGGCCCCGCGCGCGACGCCTTCAAACGCCAGCTCACCGGCCGCGGCTACCGCCCCGAGGCCCGTATCGCCCGCGCCCAGCTCGGCCCCGAGGCCGGCATGGTCGGTGCCGCCGACCTGGCCCGCCTGGTCGCCCGGCGCTTCCGCCGCGCCAACCGGCGCCGCGTCGAGCGCTACGAGCGGTACGCGCGCTTCACGGAGTCCCGCCGGACCTCGCAGGGGTCGGCGTGA